The genomic stretch AATAAGGAAGCACTATTTCAAAGTGTTGTGAAAGTAAAGTACTAAAGCAAGAATGATTCACCAGGCAAGGTCCCATCCTAAAAGTAACTCAATTCCAAAGGCTTGTCTATGAAAAAGCTGACATTTCATCATGATACCTTTGAGACCATTAAGTTGTCAAAACTGCAGTCAACTATGAGGCGGAGTGGACTGGGAACAGCCTCGCTTCGAAACCGTTTCCTGTCATGTCCATCTGAGTTTGACTCCAGGTTAGATTGGCGTTCCAATTTTCTTCTCTGACGTCTTTCCTTACGTTTTTGCCTAAAATTGGTTAATGAGAAATCTCTCTTGTCATATGCTAaaaagacaaggaagaaaaaataaaagctaacatCCCTTTACAGATGTCTCAGGCCGTGCTTCGATGAAATGGAGCAGTTTTCCACACCGGAGTCAGCAGAATAGTGATATACAATGTGTACAGGGGTTATGGAAGAAATTGTTAATGATAAAACTTTCCAGCTAAGAtatcaaagattaaaaaaaatcacatctatgTCAGGTCAAAAGTAACCACATGTGACTACATTGGGGTATATAAAATAAGCTCTATGTCTTTTATTCTGCTCAGCAAACTCCATAGTTTGCTATTCTCAGGGGCATTCCATACTCCCAGATTACTTAAgccagaattttaaaattctattgctatatttcaaatgttttatGGCCAGATTAGCTCAGTAAACACCCGATCTGGAAATGGGCGCAAAAGGCTGATTTTCAAACAACTAGTTTTTCTTTAACTACATCTACGTTATCTGATTGACTTCCTAACCCTTCACATAACTGATCAGATACCACGACATTATGTTTCAATATTTCAACTTGGaaaggttctttttgtttgtttgttttttggggtttttgcagggcaacgaggggtaagtgacttgtccagggccacacagctagtaagtgtcaagtgtttgatgccagacccaaactcaggtcctcctgaatccagggccagtgctttatccacctagctgcccgaactTGCAAAGGTTCTAAACAAGGCCTCTGTCCAAAGACTGATCTGCATGCAAAGCAATTAAacgttttttaaattttatgcaaACAGAATATGGTTCAATTCCCACCAGTCATTTCATAAAAGGGCACTAATAACTTCTacgagctagcatttatatagtacatataaagtagtttacatgtatatacattattGGCATtactcaattacatttttaatgtcCCATTACTTATTATAATGACTTATATTATTTCATCCTTCCTTAGGAAGTAGGAACtatcattatcccaattttacagatgaagaaactgaagctgtgTGAGattaagtttcttgcccaaggttacatagccagtaagcTTCTGAGACAAGGTTTGAACCTGGTCTTCCTAAgcctaggtccagtgctctatccactatgccacctagctgccgtttAGAGGTATATGACAGAAAATGGATGATTGTGCAAAATCAAGTTAGAAGAGTAAATACAAAACACGCTCTTGCTCACAGTGGATCAGCGCAGGACAAATCCGGAATGTGTATGGCTACCATATTCAACCTAACATTAGTCTTCATTTCCCCAGGAGTTGAATCAGCAAGTCACCTATGGTTGAAACACTCAGATCTTGTGAGCACACTCAGAGGTAAAAGAATATACGGATTTTGAGAATCATACTTGCGGAGTTCTCTTTTGGTCTTCCCACTGCTTTTGCCTcattagcttcttcatctgtcgCTTGGACAGGTGCGTCCGGCGCTTCTCCTTTGTCTAAACCTGGCTTCAGATTCCTTGCTTGATCTCACTGGAGTCCAGCTTTCTTTTCACACAATCTGACTCAGGAGGTTTGGGAGCATGTCAGTCCGACATAGTTTATTATTTGGTGTCTTTGTACATACCTGAGAGGAAATCTTGTGTCAATGCTAAGAGACACAAAAATGCAAGTCAAAAATCTTCTCTTCCTGGCAGCCATTAATTCACCAAACATTAATATGCTAAGAGAGATACGAAGTTTAGACAAGACTTAAGCTTTTCATTGCATTCTTCCAGTCTAGTATGTaaactgagaatagttaaatacaaggtaggtTGAGAGGTTTAAGGAATATTTACTTTGAGATGCCCAGTTGGATATGTGAGTTATTATGTTCAGGAGGGAGATAAAGGATGATACAGAGCTGAGAATTATCTGCAGAGATGCTAATTGAATTCACAGGAGTTAATGAGATCTCCAAGTGAAAGAATATATGTGGGGAAAAGAGAGTCCTCTCTACCCTTACCCCCAATCAGCTAGTGAgcatgacctgaatgaagatccagcaaatgaGACTGAGGACTGGTCagacaggaagagaaccaggaaagaacagCATCACAAAGACACAGAAAGGAGAGTATATGCAGAAGAGTAGTTAATCAATAATGGCCgattatagtactttaaggttgcaaagcactgtacatgtcgtttcattttatcctcacaattaccCCTGTGAGTCGGTGGTCAGAGACTGAGgataagtgagagagtggggaCAATGTGGGGAGCCATCTGTTGGAGGGGGGTGCGTGAAGAGGGGGTTCTctttggcaaagagaaggacCCCCTCTGCAGGTGAGACAGGCACGAGGGGGAGACAGGGGGAAAGTCTTGTGGGAGCGATCGGGGATGAGGAGACAAGAAGGGGCGAGCCGTCCTCCATTTGGGGAGTTAAGTACGAGGCCAGGTCCGGCAATCACCTCAAATTTAGGGCTAATTCTCGAGCCTCCTCTGTTCCCCTTCCTTTTTGCCACTGTGTCCTGTCACTGCAGAAGCAGGAGGTCACACAGAAATGGGGTTGGGCTATGGCCAAAGAATGGTCTCTTAGAGGAGGGGGGGGAGCCTGGTCCTGGGACCCGTACTAAGCTATAATGCGGGGTTCCTTTTCTTGTTCTCCAACTACGATTCTACGGCCCTCAAGCCGCTTCACCTccttaagactcagtttcctccgcTGTagaatggtgggggggggggggcgtcctAGATGGCCTGAGACCCTCTCCGGCTCTAGGCCGATGATCCCACGGGTCCTCACGTCACTTTCTGTCCTGGGACTCagtattctgattttttaaaatggggaagttAAGCTAGGGGGACTCTTAAGCCTTCCACCCAGGCAGATAATACAGGCAAGTCTACAGCCAAGGAAAGAGACAAAGCTAGAGCATGGGCCGCAGACACGGGACACAAGAGGGGCGGGGCGAAGTCGAAGCACACGCTCCTCTAAGAAACTAAAAACCACTCATCATTGCCCGCCCCCTCTCGCCTGCGCCAGGGTGGCGCCCCTGTGCAAAGTGccaaagggaaaggtggaagCACGTTGGCCTCTAAGGCTAGCCTCCCATTGGCGGACTCGAGCCTCTTACTCAGGACGTAGAGGCCTCGAGGTTCTTGTACCGTAAGGGGGGTGGGGCAAAAAGTAGCAGAAATCCCGCCCTAAATCAGGGGTGGGGTCGCGGAGCACCGTTTGTTCCGGGGGCGGGGCGAGATTAAATGCacgccctttaaaaaaaaaaccacctcctTTACGTAGGGGGTGGAGCCTCAGAGCACGTTACGTTCCGAAGGCGGGGTGAGAGTAACCACGAGTTCTCCAAAGCCACGTGTCTCCACTGTCGGCCCCTCCCCCCGCGGAGCCTCGCCCGCCTCCCGGAAGCCCCGGGCCTGTGGTAAGCGCCAGCAGCAGCAGAGCACAGCTGAGCAGAGGGTACTCGCCCCTTCCCCTGCCTTGGCTGTGAGTCACCTTACCTGAGCGAAGCGGCAGCCGCTTCTGACCCACAGATCGCTTAACGCTGAGTTTCGCTTCCCCTCCAGTTCACTTTCCGAAGGGACTTCAACTCCCAGAGGCAGAAGCCTCGGAGGCCACGGGCGGCAATTTGACGCAGAACGGCTGCGACGGGCGCTCTGGGCGCGTGTGTGTGACGTCGTCACCGTGCGCCAGTTTTCGTCCATCCTCCGCCTGCCTCCCCGGAAGCTCTTTGTGCGCATGCGCGGTGGGGCAGGGATTGAAGACTGAGAGGGCGTGTCTCGAACTGTGTATTAGGGTTACTGCCCCGGAGTAGGCGGGTGCTTTTGGGATGTGGTAACCCTGGGTCGTTACTCTGAACTGTGCGGGTTTAAATATTTGGCAAGGATACCGGGCGTCACGTAAAAATGTCTCGGGGGGAAAAGGGTCgcgagtggaaaaggtttaagctTCCTTGGCATAGACCCGCATTTGAACCcgagtcctctgattccaaaaggcctctttctccactgtgcttttcaaggggcaaaaaaaaaaaaaaaatgatagggcagctaggtggcacagtggatagagcaccggccctggagtcaggagtacctgagttcaaatccagcctcagacacttgacacttactagctgtgtgaccttgggcaagtcacttaaccccaattccctcactaaaacaaaacaaaacaaaaaaatgataatcACGCCTTCGGTTTCCTTAGCAATTTCGGTTTTTAAGTTGCGTCATTAAACCCATTTCAGAAATGAGACACCTTGGGATGTGACGTCACTGTCGTGCCACGTGGTCATGGTTTGgtttttaataacaaaaaagaattgacCTGCCCAAGTTCTTCATCAAATCTTATCAGCATCAGCACACAGTTTTCTTAGGTAGtgttttattgaaataaattattacaccatataatttattacataatatgtatcaggggcagctaggtggcgcagtggataaagcaccggccctggattcaggaggacctgagttcaaatccggcctcagacacttaacacttactagctgtgtgaccctgggcaagtcacttaaccccaattgccctgcaaaaagacaaaaaaaatatgtatgacatttatatatgattttattaattatacCATAAATGATTAACAAAAATAACTTTTGATATAAAGGATAATAATCTTTCATACAaagaattcccagatgaggaaagtctTAGGAAAGGCACTAACTAAAGGGGTCACAACCAGCATGTCAGAGTTGGGGCTCAAACCTAGGTCTTGGCTTGGAAGCCAGGAAACTCTCCATTAGCCAGCACTGTGTCCCCAACATAACATGCACAgatatttatttgttgaattcacAGGCTTCTAATTCAAAATATAACAGCTTGACACAAGTCATCTGTGCCATGAGCCCATGTATGTCCCACTAACACTGCATTCAGATTCAGATTTAATTCAGTTATGCTGGCTCAAAGTTTGCACATGCTATATTAAATAACCATAGCATTCCCATTCACTATGGGGTTGGAATGTCTACCTGTCTGAGCATGCCTCATGCTCTATGGATTCCTATAAACTGAGTTACTGACAGAGTcagcattcaaatccagcttcctgACCTTAGCTTATTCCTGCCACCATTCCTGCTCACGGAGTAGAAGGGAcactagatttaaagtcaggagttgatttagggctagaagggtcCTTACAGATCACTGGGTCAAATTCACTCACTTCACAGACTAGGAAGTTGAAGCCCTGAAGAGGTAAAACTGATGAGGGTCACACCCATGGAAAGCAgagccagcatttgaacccaggtcttagaGATCTGTATTCTCCTAGCTTCAAATGTGGATGCCTGCATTCATTTACAGGTATGGGCATCCACGAATGTGAATATCAGTCAACCACATTTATTGAAGCCCcactcattcaacaagcattcattaagctcctactataagCCAGGTACTGTGATAGCTGCTGAGGATACAGTGACAAAAACTACAGgtattcctaccctcaagaaggtCACCTTCTATTGGagaaaaacaacatgtacaatgaaaattaaatattatatgtgaaaaaatatatataaaaatagatatatatacacatacacacacatctatataatgtagatacaaagtaatttctgtaGAGAAGGTACTGGCCACTGGTGAAGAGGACAGGATTTCCAGTAGGGGGTAACTTTTGGGCAGTGTCTTAAAAGAGACTAGGGATTCTCTTagcagaaaagaggaggaaatagtTCCTGGGGGCCAGTCTGTGCAAAAGTGCTACCTAATAGGTAATAATTGCTGACTAGTATATATAggactttgaagtttgcaaaatgcGTTAtagatattgtctcattttatcttcacatcatccctgggaggtaagtgctattattctcattttatagatgaggaaactgaggcagacagtggtatagtgacttgcccagggtcacacaactaataagtgtctgagtctctgtccttccccccctccatctctatctctctgtctctgtctttcactgctctttgtctctctcccctcctctctttacacttatatatgtatatatacatatatatgcttataaatatatttaattttttaaaatagtatgttCCAAAAGTCATACTGCAGTTTTAAGAAagcttaaaggggcagctaggtggtgcagtggataaagcattggccctggattctttcaaatccagcctcagacacttgacactagctgtgtgaccctggtcaagtcacttaaccctcattgccctgggctcccccaccccccatgaaagaaagcttaaagaaaaagaagggggaagttttaaatgattaaaacttcactaaggggacagctaggtggcacagtggataaagcactggccctggattcaggaggacctgagtttaaatccagcctcagacacttcacacttactagctgtgtgaccctgggcaagtcacttaaccccaattgcctcactaaaaaaaaaaaaaaagaaaacttcactaagactttggggacaccctgttcTGAAGAGGTTATCATTTTTGAGCAATTCATAGTTTATACTACTTCCTCTTATGGTTAATATTGCTTATCTGTATATTGGTGGAGTTTTTTTCCTCCTGGGTGATTGTGCAAGATTTCAGGAATGACTGATTATATTATTATCTTTAGTTCTGACTGAAACTTTCTCGCTGTATCACAGGTAAGAAATAGCACGGTCTTCTGAATTTAGACTTTGTGTTTTAATTTGGAGTAAATTTGATTAGACACATTGCTgaattaggaaaggaagaaaggcagaGGTGATGTAGTTTTGCATGTAGTCATTTAACTGATAGGTGGCATCACAGGCCTAGATTTACTCCTGGTCACTTAGTAGGCTGCTTCCTTCAACTGCTTCTTTGATCAGCACAGAGATTGCTGAAGAAGGATTAGTAATCAGACACGCAGCCCTTCACATCTAGGTCACTGAATTCAGGCTGGAATTGTAGTGGCCCAAAGCTGTTTCCCTTTGACAGCTGCTCAGCTGCATGAGGAAAACTGATAGTTTCTAGCGCCCATGTGGGATCTATTTTGTGGAGAACGGTGCATTTCTTTCCAGAATCGGATAccctttttatttctctgttttgcttttgtattgcTATCTCCagacctagcacagtgtttagcaAATGACAGGTgcttaaatacttattgattaattaatttcttgttttcaagattttatcttttatcttttaaggtttctcttcttccttttttttttataactttcaTTTATATCTTGTCACagagtgctttatatacattaagtAAATTCGATCTTCACAACACCCCTGAGAGGTTGGATGATATCATCACAGATCTAGaatgggaagagacctcagaggccttccAGTTTaaccctctcgttttacagatgagaaaactgaagtctaggaaagttaagtgacttgcccaagaccacacaggtaataagaatTCAGGTCAAGGTTTGACCCCAATTGCTATGACTTCCCAGCTCTTTCTCAGTAGCAGTAtcatcctaattttatagatacaAGTGACCAGCCTTTCTAGGGAGCATGCTTGCATCTAGGCCTCTTCTGGGGCCACGTCTGCTGTCCTTGGGGTCCCTTCTGGCTATATATACCTTTGTTCTGgctatttcttttg from Dromiciops gliroides isolate mDroGli1 chromosome 6, mDroGli1.pri, whole genome shotgun sequence encodes the following:
- the TRMT10A gene encoding LOW QUALITY PROTEIN: tRNA methyltransferase 10 homolog A (The sequence of the model RefSeq protein was modified relative to this genomic sequence to represent the inferred CDS: inserted 1 base in 1 codon; deleted 2 bases in 2 codons); this translates as MRTKSFRGGRRRMDENWRTVTTSHTRAQSARRSRSASNCRPWPPRLLPLGVEVPSESELEGKRNSALSDLWVRSGCRFAQARGFREAGEAPRGEGPTVETRGFGELVVTLTPPSERRAFNLAPPPEQTVLRDPTPDLGRDFCYFLPHPPYGTRTSRPLRPEILSPRTESDVRTRGIIGLEPERVSGHLGRPPPPTILQRRKLSLKEVKRLEGRRISDCVKRKLDSSEXQARNLKPGLDKGEAPDHLSKRQMKKLMRQKQWEDQRELRKQKRKERRQRRKLERQSNLESNSDGHDRKRFRSEAVPSPLRLIVDCSFDNLMVSKDIKKLHKQIQRCYAENRRASHPVQYYLTSHGGQLKKIMDENDKGWVNWKDIHIKAEHYSELMKKEDLVYLTSDSPNILKELDESKAYVIGGLVDHNHHKGITYKQASEHGIHHAQLPLGDFVKMNSRKVLAVNHVFEIVLEYLETRDWQEAFFSILPQRKGAVPADKVCKSSSHECPGARDEEESDSSEEESENVPAPTLEGERQDNGANST